A stretch of the Marinobacter sp. JH2 genome encodes the following:
- the fdh3B gene encoding formate dehydrogenase FDH3 subunit beta, whose amino-acid sequence MALEGQARAKFLCDAERCIECNACVTACKNEHEVPWGINRRRVVTIDDGKPGERSISVACMHCSDAPCMAVCPVDCFYQTEDGIVLHSKDLCIGCGYCFYACPFGAPQFPQAGNFGSRGKMDKCTFCAGGPEEDHSAAEFSKYGRNRIAEGKLPLCAEMCSTKALLAGDGNEVADIYRQRVVSRGFGSGAWGWGTAYERKGA is encoded by the coding sequence ATGGCACTTGAAGGACAAGCGCGCGCAAAATTCCTTTGCGACGCCGAACGCTGCATCGAATGTAATGCCTGCGTGACGGCCTGTAAGAATGAGCACGAAGTCCCTTGGGGCATCAATCGTCGGCGAGTGGTCACCATCGACGACGGGAAGCCGGGCGAGCGTTCGATCTCGGTTGCTTGCATGCACTGTTCAGACGCGCCTTGCATGGCTGTTTGCCCGGTGGATTGCTTCTACCAGACCGAAGACGGCATCGTGTTGCATTCCAAGGATCTATGCATCGGTTGTGGGTACTGTTTCTACGCTTGCCCCTTCGGCGCACCTCAGTTCCCCCAAGCGGGTAATTTCGGTAGTCGGGGCAAAATGGACAAGTGCACATTCTGTGCAGGTGGTCCGGAAGAGGATCATTCCGCGGCCGAGTTCTCCAAATACGGGCGTAACCGTATCGCAGAGGGAAAATTGCCTCTGTGTGCGGAAATGTGTTCGACCAAAGCTTTGTTGGCCGGTGATGGCAACGAAGTGGCGGACATCTATCGCCAGCGCGTGGTGAGCCGTGGATTCGGTTCGGGCGCTTGGGGATGGGGCACAGCCTACGAGAGGAAGGGTGCATAA
- a CDS encoding molybdopterin-dependent oxidoreductase, which produces MLRKKTNGVAKGPRAGSLLSSLAAKTLDRRQFLTASGVAVGGMAALSLTSGRVEAAAPSAEGGKIVRKKSVCTHCSVGCTVEAEVQNGTWIGQEPGWDSPFNLGSHCAKGASVREHAHGERRLKFPMKMVNGQWQKIPWDQAINEIGDKMLQIRDESGPDSVYWLGSAKFNNEQSYLFRKFAAYWGTNNVDHQARICHSTTVAGVANTWGYGAMTNSYNDIHNSKAIFIIGGNPAEAHPVSLLHVLKAKEENNAPLIVCDPRFTRTAAHADEYVRFRPGSDVALVWGILWHIFENKWEDTEFIRTRVWGMDEIREEVKQWNPEEVERVTGAPGAQLERVARTLANNRPGTVIWCMGGTQHSNGNNNTRAYCILQLALGNMGVPGGGTNIFRGHDNVQGATDLGVLADTLPGYYGLSAGAWAHWTRVWEEEPDWLKGRFAVWDKNGKSKAMMNEKGIPVSRWIDGVLEAKENLEQPDNTRAMVLWGHAPNSQTRMLEMKEAMEKLDLLVVVDPFPTVSAVLHDRKDGAYLLPTTTQFETSGSVTASNRSLQWREKVVEPLFDSKVDHEIIKLFSDKFGFTDRMFRNIAIEGDEPVIEDITREFNRGMWTIGYTGQSPERLKKHMKHQHHFDRTTLRANGGPCDGDIYGLPWPCWGTAEINHPGTPNLYDMSLPVSKGGLTFRARFGVERNGENLLAEGVYSKNSDIKDGYPEFTMQMLMDLGWDRDLTSEERSSIDAVAGPETNWKTDLSGGIQRVAIKHECAPFGNAKARTVVWNFPDPVPRHREPLYTTRRDLVKDYPTYEDKTFWRVPTLYESIQKKDFSKDFPIILTSGRLVEYEGGGDETRSNPWLAELQQDMFIEVNTRDANNLNIRDGKDVWVTGPEGGRIKVKALVTERVGEGVAFMPFHFGGHLEGKSLRDKYPKGSDPYVLGESTNVVQTYGYDSVTQMQETKATLCSIMPA; this is translated from the coding sequence ATGTTAAGGAAGAAGACCAACGGGGTTGCGAAAGGCCCCCGTGCAGGATCTTTGCTTTCATCTCTCGCTGCCAAAACATTGGACCGCCGTCAGTTTCTAACGGCTTCTGGTGTTGCAGTGGGTGGCATGGCCGCTTTATCGCTGACGTCAGGGCGGGTTGAGGCGGCAGCGCCTTCAGCCGAAGGCGGAAAAATTGTTCGGAAAAAGTCTGTGTGTACCCACTGCTCAGTGGGATGTACTGTCGAGGCGGAAGTCCAGAATGGTACCTGGATCGGGCAGGAGCCAGGCTGGGACAGCCCCTTCAATTTGGGCTCGCACTGTGCCAAAGGTGCGTCAGTGCGCGAGCACGCTCACGGCGAGCGTCGTCTCAAATTCCCGATGAAAATGGTCAATGGCCAATGGCAGAAGATTCCCTGGGATCAGGCGATCAATGAAATTGGCGACAAGATGCTGCAAATTCGCGACGAAAGCGGCCCGGATTCGGTCTATTGGCTGGGCAGCGCAAAGTTCAACAACGAACAGTCTTATTTGTTCCGAAAGTTTGCTGCCTACTGGGGCACCAACAACGTTGATCACCAGGCGCGGATCTGCCACTCCACTACGGTAGCCGGCGTAGCCAACACTTGGGGCTACGGGGCCATGACCAACTCTTACAACGACATCCACAATTCCAAGGCGATTTTCATCATTGGGGGAAACCCCGCAGAGGCGCACCCGGTTTCGCTACTGCATGTGCTGAAAGCCAAAGAAGAAAATAACGCGCCGCTGATTGTGTGTGATCCCCGCTTCACGCGCACCGCAGCCCACGCGGATGAGTACGTCCGTTTTCGGCCCGGCTCAGATGTTGCGCTGGTGTGGGGCATTCTCTGGCACATCTTTGAGAACAAATGGGAAGACACGGAGTTCATCCGCACCCGAGTTTGGGGAATGGATGAGATTCGTGAAGAGGTAAAACAGTGGAACCCGGAAGAGGTTGAACGTGTAACCGGTGCGCCGGGGGCCCAGCTTGAGCGCGTTGCTCGAACTCTGGCCAATAACCGCCCGGGCACCGTGATCTGGTGTATGGGAGGGACTCAGCACTCGAACGGCAACAACAACACGCGGGCCTACTGCATCTTGCAGCTCGCACTGGGCAACATGGGGGTACCAGGCGGCGGCACCAACATCTTCCGTGGCCACGATAACGTGCAAGGCGCGACCGATCTAGGTGTTCTGGCAGACACTTTGCCGGGATACTACGGCCTGAGCGCGGGTGCTTGGGCCCACTGGACGCGGGTCTGGGAAGAAGAGCCCGACTGGCTTAAGGGCCGGTTTGCCGTGTGGGACAAAAACGGCAAGTCCAAAGCAATGATGAACGAAAAGGGCATTCCGGTGTCCCGTTGGATTGACGGGGTTCTGGAGGCAAAGGAAAACCTCGAGCAGCCCGACAACACCCGGGCTATGGTTCTGTGGGGCCACGCACCCAACTCCCAGACCCGTATGCTTGAAATGAAAGAGGCCATGGAAAAGCTGGATCTGCTGGTGGTGGTCGACCCTTTCCCGACGGTTTCTGCAGTGTTGCACGATCGCAAGGATGGCGCTTATCTGCTGCCAACGACCACTCAATTCGAAACCAGTGGTTCTGTCACCGCCTCGAACCGTTCGCTGCAGTGGCGTGAAAAAGTGGTTGAGCCATTGTTCGACTCAAAGGTTGACCACGAAATCATTAAGCTGTTTTCGGACAAGTTCGGTTTTACCGATCGCATGTTCCGGAATATCGCCATTGAAGGCGACGAACCGGTGATTGAGGACATCACCCGGGAGTTCAACCGTGGCATGTGGACCATTGGTTATACCGGGCAATCGCCTGAGCGCTTGAAGAAACATATGAAGCATCAGCACCATTTCGACCGGACCACCTTGCGTGCCAATGGCGGGCCTTGCGATGGCGATATCTATGGTTTGCCGTGGCCTTGTTGGGGCACCGCAGAGATTAATCATCCGGGCACACCGAATCTCTACGATATGTCGCTGCCTGTGTCTAAGGGCGGCCTCACCTTCCGCGCCCGGTTCGGTGTTGAGCGTAACGGCGAGAACCTGCTGGCCGAAGGCGTTTACTCGAAAAACTCGGACATCAAGGACGGCTACCCCGAGTTCACTATGCAAATGTTGATGGATCTGGGCTGGGACAGGGATCTTACCTCTGAAGAACGTTCTTCTATAGATGCGGTGGCTGGCCCCGAGACGAACTGGAAGACGGACCTGTCGGGTGGCATACAGCGTGTTGCGATCAAGCACGAATGTGCACCTTTTGGTAACGCCAAAGCGCGAACGGTGGTTTGGAACTTTCCTGACCCCGTGCCGCGTCACCGCGAGCCACTTTATACGACGCGTCGTGACTTGGTTAAAGACTACCCGACCTACGAAGACAAAACGTTCTGGCGCGTTCCGACTTTGTATGAATCTATACAGAAGAAGGATTTCAGTAAGGACTTCCCCATCATTCTGACCTCTGGTCGTCTGGTCGAATACGAAGGTGGCGGTGACGAGACACGCTCGAACCCATGGTTGGCTGAGTTGCAGCAAGACATGTTCATTGAGGTGAATACGCGGGATGCGAACAACCTGAATATTCGTGATGGCAAGGATGTCTGGGTGACCGGGCCGGAAGGAGGGCGAATTAAAGTCAAAGCGTTGGTGACAGAGCGAGTTGGTGAGGGCGTAGCCTTTATGCCGTTCCACTTCGGTGGGCATCTGGAGGGCAAGTCTCTGAGGGATAAATACCCCAAAGGCTCTGACCCCTATGTTCTGGGTGAATCTACAAACGTTGTTCAAACATACGGGTACGACTCGGTCACGCAGATGCAAGAGACCAAAGCCACCCTGTGTTCGATCATGCCGGCATAA
- a CDS encoding twin-arginine translocation signal domain-containing protein, giving the protein MDSPKRENSRRRFLQLAATAAPAAVAMAVAPNAAAEVVKNDAPKSRGLRDTEHTRKYFESARF; this is encoded by the coding sequence ATGGATAGCCCGAAACGTGAAAATAGTCGCCGCCGTTTCTTGCAATTGGCGGCTACTGCAGCCCCGGCGGCTGTTGCAATGGCGGTTGCACCAAACGCCGCAGCTGAGGTCGTCAAAAACGACGCGCCCAAAAGCCGGGGACTGCGCGACACGGAGCACACACGAAAGTATTTCGAATCGGCTCGCTTTTGA
- a CDS encoding molecular chaperone TorD family protein, with translation MVNTAEVQCPRSISDEDRARAQIYQLLGTLLGNPPSNKLLEGLASLQGDDTPLGSASRHLAALAERTSPFDAEREYNNLFVGLGRGELLPYASYYLTGFLNEKPLAELRTDLMARGIRARNDIKEPEDHIGTLCETMAGIIAGDFPCDSDLASQKSFFDAHLAKWAGLFFADLEEAQGAIFYAPVGSLGRAFMAVETDAFAIQ, from the coding sequence TTGGTTAATACAGCTGAGGTTCAATGCCCTCGCTCAATCAGTGATGAAGACCGAGCGAGGGCGCAAATATATCAGTTGCTGGGTACCTTGCTCGGCAACCCGCCTTCAAACAAGCTGCTTGAAGGATTAGCCTCGTTGCAGGGCGATGACACCCCTCTGGGCTCCGCATCCAGACATCTGGCCGCTCTTGCTGAACGCACCTCTCCTTTTGATGCCGAGCGCGAGTACAACAATCTGTTCGTTGGGCTTGGCCGCGGTGAACTGTTGCCCTACGCCAGCTATTACCTGACCGGTTTTTTGAACGAGAAACCCCTCGCCGAATTGCGAACCGACCTGATGGCCCGTGGCATCAGGGCTCGTAACGACATCAAAGAACCGGAAGATCACATCGGCACGCTTTGCGAAACCATGGCGGGCATTATTGCCGGCGATTTCCCATGCGACAGCGATCTTGCTTCGCAGAAATCCTTTTTCGATGCGCACCTGGCAAAGTGGGCCGGGTTATTTTTTGCCGATTTGGAAGAAGCGCAAGGCGCTATTTTCTACGCGCCTGTAGGTTCGCTTGGGCGAGCTTTTATGGCCGTTGAAACGGATGCTTTTGCCATTCAGTAA
- a CDS encoding DUF3306 domain-containing protein has product MAESRLQRWSRLKTQADRELELPPAQAPSPKADLAPEEQELARNEALSEQDILEKYGLPDPDNIELGTDVTGFMRKEIPDFLRRKALRSLWRSNPVLAVLDGLNDYDEDFTAAGTTVKGAQTLYKVGQGLIDRAKKPDERLDEQSEAPVQIPDVVLPDTKTEPLALKAEEEAEPAPERLRTEPEVGEPEPEVAQQYRPRMRFE; this is encoded by the coding sequence ATGGCAGAGTCACGTTTGCAGCGGTGGTCACGCTTAAAAACGCAAGCCGACAGAGAGTTGGAGCTGCCACCTGCCCAAGCGCCCTCGCCGAAGGCTGACCTCGCTCCGGAGGAGCAAGAGTTGGCCCGCAACGAGGCTTTGTCTGAGCAGGACATCCTTGAGAAATACGGTTTGCCCGACCCGGACAACATTGAGCTGGGCACCGATGTGACCGGGTTTATGCGCAAAGAGATCCCGGATTTTCTTCGCCGAAAAGCGTTGCGATCGCTCTGGAGATCAAATCCCGTGCTGGCGGTACTGGATGGGCTCAACGACTATGACGAGGATTTCACGGCCGCAGGCACCACCGTCAAAGGCGCGCAGACGCTATACAAGGTAGGGCAAGGGCTGATTGATAGAGCAAAGAAACCGGATGAACGGCTCGATGAGCAAAGCGAGGCACCGGTGCAGATTCCGGATGTGGTTCTACCTGATACAAAGACAGAACCGTTAGCGCTCAAGGCTGAAGAGGAAGCTGAGCCCGCGCCCGAAAGACTGCGTACGGAACCCGAAGTGGGGGAGCCTGAGCCTGAAGTCGCGCAGCAGTATCGCCCCAGGATGCGTTTCGAGTAA
- a CDS encoding DUF3305 domain-containing protein produces the protein MSSRKEQWRRELQVGAVVRRSPGVTRWAREIWTPVAIIPGAPQAFWKELVHENEVIDYHAGTVTMELYRADVEGYLVSLNMEVPSVWVIMDKDATSQSPSGWVVSSVTASAHEALDSLDSGESIVEAVPVPESLAAWIKEFIDMHYIEEPFKKRRRDEIRVDGVEDAKGDPRIRQESDVYRAPANMKKPRFQ, from the coding sequence ATGAGCAGTCGAAAAGAGCAGTGGAGACGCGAGTTACAGGTCGGGGCCGTGGTTCGCCGCTCGCCTGGCGTAACCCGTTGGGCGCGAGAAATCTGGACACCGGTCGCGATTATTCCCGGGGCACCGCAAGCCTTTTGGAAAGAACTGGTTCACGAAAACGAGGTGATTGATTACCACGCGGGCACGGTGACCATGGAATTGTACCGTGCGGATGTCGAGGGCTATCTGGTCTCGCTCAACATGGAGGTACCCTCCGTTTGGGTCATCATGGATAAAGACGCAACCAGTCAGTCTCCATCGGGGTGGGTTGTCAGTTCTGTGACCGCCAGCGCCCACGAGGCATTGGATTCTCTGGACAGCGGCGAGAGCATTGTCGAAGCGGTGCCGGTTCCAGAGTCCTTAGCGGCCTGGATTAAAGAGTTTATCGACATGCACTACATCGAAGAGCCTTTCAAAAAACGCCGCCGTGACGAGATTCGTGTAGATGGTGTCGAAGATGCGAAAGGCGACCCGCGTATTCGCCAGGAAAGCGATGTTTATCGTGCGCCCGCCAACATGAAAAAACCGAGGTTTCAGTGA
- a CDS encoding 4Fe-4S binding protein gives MTAHKTLLLCSCDKTQRFDSKLLQTAAGAEHVVEANQLCGNDLGIAAEHLSANNKVLIACGQQSVLFERLAEDVYAETQHAAPLNTIDIRDRAGWSSPDAKPERLAAKQAALVAAAQLPPPIAPAKTIQSNGVCCIIGPTEEALRMAELVKDELGVTCIVNDAGPVTLPSAAYDVAKGQLASAYGALGNFQLEFSQLQALNPAGRGEPAYGEVKATARSDCDVFIDLRGGNPAFPSHQKRNGYFWADPNKTGELERIALTARDRVGEFEKTVYFRLEESLCAHSRANKPGCTRCLDVCPTEAIFSAGDHVQIDSDICAGCGSCAAVCPTSAISMTETPFEALTKALEVMAKVYREHTHQSPRLVFHTLSAGAEAITYLARYDNGLADDLIPMGLEHTDRIGHAEIMAAFGAGYAEVLILVDNEIDRRAVAAEVELAQALLEGTHNAPSRVRVIEPIELCNPGDNAGRVSDPVLLVGGRRDVTRVTAAAMTDKIEAPVPLPVGAPYGAINIDSDKCTLCLACVSLCPTGALGDHPDRPEVQFTENACVQCGVCDSTCPETAITLIPQLDLSKNALTARPLHSEEPYECINCGTPFGVASTINRIIEKLENQHWMYKNSDNIQLIRMCDNCRVKAQFHSDRAPMAGGDRPRVRTSDDYLDS, from the coding sequence ATGACAGCACATAAAACCTTACTGTTATGCTCCTGTGACAAGACTCAGCGCTTCGACTCGAAGCTGCTGCAGACAGCCGCAGGCGCCGAACACGTGGTCGAAGCGAATCAATTATGTGGCAACGATCTGGGCATTGCCGCTGAACACTTGTCAGCGAACAACAAAGTGCTTATCGCCTGCGGTCAGCAGTCTGTCTTGTTTGAGCGCCTCGCTGAGGATGTTTACGCCGAGACTCAACACGCGGCACCACTCAACACCATCGACATCAGGGATCGGGCGGGCTGGAGCTCACCCGATGCCAAGCCCGAGCGCTTGGCCGCCAAGCAGGCAGCTTTGGTTGCCGCCGCTCAGCTGCCCCCACCGATAGCCCCCGCGAAAACCATTCAGTCCAACGGCGTGTGCTGCATTATCGGCCCGACCGAGGAGGCCCTCAGGATGGCTGAACTGGTCAAAGACGAACTGGGGGTCACGTGCATCGTTAATGATGCAGGCCCTGTGACGCTGCCTTCCGCGGCGTACGATGTCGCGAAAGGCCAGCTCGCGTCGGCTTACGGCGCACTAGGCAACTTCCAGTTAGAATTTTCCCAGCTGCAAGCACTGAATCCGGCTGGCCGAGGCGAACCAGCCTACGGCGAAGTAAAAGCCACCGCCCGAAGCGATTGCGACGTATTTATCGACCTGCGCGGAGGCAACCCAGCCTTCCCCAGTCACCAAAAACGCAACGGGTATTTCTGGGCCGACCCGAACAAAACGGGAGAGCTGGAGCGCATTGCGCTAACGGCCCGGGATCGTGTCGGTGAATTCGAAAAAACCGTATATTTTCGATTAGAAGAATCCTTGTGCGCGCATTCTCGGGCCAACAAACCCGGCTGCACCCGCTGTCTGGATGTTTGCCCAACCGAAGCCATCTTCTCAGCCGGAGATCATGTCCAGATCGATTCAGATATCTGCGCCGGTTGCGGCTCTTGTGCGGCAGTTTGCCCGACCTCAGCCATCAGTATGACCGAAACCCCGTTCGAGGCGTTGACCAAGGCTCTGGAGGTCATGGCCAAGGTGTATCGCGAGCATACCCACCAATCCCCGCGTTTGGTGTTCCACACCCTCAGCGCCGGAGCCGAGGCCATCACCTACCTCGCCCGATACGATAATGGCCTGGCCGATGATTTAATCCCGATGGGGCTGGAACATACAGACCGGATTGGCCATGCGGAAATCATGGCTGCTTTCGGAGCAGGCTATGCCGAAGTTCTGATTCTGGTCGATAACGAAATAGACCGCCGGGCAGTGGCAGCAGAAGTCGAACTGGCTCAGGCCTTGCTTGAAGGAACCCACAACGCACCGAGTCGGGTTCGGGTTATCGAGCCGATCGAGCTCTGCAATCCAGGCGACAACGCCGGCAGAGTGAGCGATCCCGTTCTGCTGGTCGGTGGCCGCCGGGACGTCACACGCGTGACGGCTGCCGCTATGACCGACAAAATAGAGGCTCCCGTTCCTCTGCCCGTGGGCGCACCCTACGGAGCAATCAACATTGATTCCGATAAATGCACGCTCTGCCTGGCGTGTGTGTCTCTGTGCCCTACCGGCGCTCTTGGCGACCACCCCGATAGGCCTGAAGTTCAGTTCACCGAAAACGCCTGTGTCCAATGCGGGGTCTGCGACAGCACCTGCCCCGAGACAGCCATCACGCTGATTCCCCAGCTGGATCTGTCCAAGAATGCCCTAACTGCCCGACCACTTCATAGCGAGGAGCCTTACGAATGCATCAATTGCGGCACTCCGTTTGGTGTCGCCAGCACCATAAACCGCATTATTGAAAAGCTGGAAAACCAGCACTGGATGTACAAGAACTCTGACAATATTCAACTCATCAGAATGTGTGATAACTGCCGTGTTAAAGCCCAATTCCATAGCGATCGGGCTCCGATGGCAGGGGGCGATCGCCCTCGGGTTCGCACCAGCGATGACTACCTAGACAGCTAA
- a CDS encoding Mrp/NBP35 family ATP-binding protein, whose product MVEYTEVGKPNLIGTDAPRPQDKNPRGISRIIAISSGKGGVGKSTVASNLAVALASKGLKVGLLDADVYGPSQPRMLGVSGRPSSPDGHTILPLRNHGVTLMSLGLMASEEEAIVWRGPMLMGALEQMMNQVDWGRLDVLLVDLPPGTGDVQMTLSQKFFVAGAIVVSTPQDIALMDARKGIDMFNRMDVPLFGVIENMASFVCDGCGKEHHPFGSGGARAEAEKIGAPFLGEIPLDLDIRIGSDGGVPIVVSKPESPQAKAFQRIADEVTASDIYARAVL is encoded by the coding sequence ATGGTTGAATACACCGAAGTCGGAAAACCAAACCTGATCGGCACAGATGCGCCCAGGCCACAAGACAAAAACCCAAGGGGAATCAGCCGCATCATCGCTATTTCGTCAGGTAAAGGCGGTGTGGGCAAATCGACCGTCGCGTCCAATTTGGCGGTAGCATTGGCATCGAAGGGGCTGAAAGTGGGACTCCTGGATGCCGACGTTTACGGCCCCAGCCAGCCTCGTATGCTGGGTGTTTCGGGTCGCCCATCCAGCCCCGATGGGCACACCATCCTGCCCCTGCGCAATCATGGCGTGACCCTGATGTCGCTGGGCCTGATGGCCTCCGAAGAAGAAGCCATTGTATGGCGCGGCCCCATGTTGATGGGCGCCCTGGAGCAGATGATGAACCAAGTGGACTGGGGCAGGCTGGATGTGTTGCTGGTGGATCTGCCGCCCGGCACGGGCGATGTTCAGATGACGCTCAGCCAAAAGTTTTTTGTCGCCGGTGCCATTGTTGTTTCAACACCACAGGACATCGCGCTGATGGACGCTCGCAAAGGCATCGACATGTTCAACCGCATGGATGTGCCGTTGTTCGGCGTGATTGAAAACATGGCCTCGTTTGTCTGTGACGGCTGCGGCAAAGAGCACCATCCGTTCGGGTCCGGAGGCGCCCGAGCCGAAGCCGAAAAAATCGGGGCTCCGTTTTTGGGCGAGATTCCTCTTGATCTGGACATCCGTATCGGCTCAGACGGTGGCGTACCTATCGTGGTGTCAAAACCGGAAAGCCCGCAAGCAAAAGCCTTCCAGCGCATCGCCGACGAGGTCACCGCTTCTGACATCTACGCCCGGGCCGTTCTATGA
- a CDS encoding biotin/lipoate--protein ligase family protein: MMESPLFPPLLTGEVVPQHTDPFNKAVSRAMAGIDSGTIFYSDAVENLRAALVLAPETPLEEALQAVYVAQIGLAESLGALAPPEVPVHFQWPDRIKVNGALCGEVRFATDAADPKAQPSWLVIGIDVPFQLARNEPGENPNQTCLTEEGCVDITPMALLESWSKHTLLWLTYFMDSGFERVHNEWRPRCDTLGEVIDYPKPGTFVGLDDKGRMLLRQGAMTETLSLITFAEHV, from the coding sequence ATGATGGAATCTCCCCTGTTCCCTCCGCTCCTGACGGGAGAAGTCGTCCCCCAGCACACCGACCCGTTTAACAAAGCTGTGAGCCGGGCCATGGCGGGCATCGATTCCGGCACCATCTTCTACTCCGACGCGGTCGAAAACTTACGGGCAGCTCTGGTGCTGGCACCTGAAACACCTCTCGAGGAAGCCCTCCAAGCCGTTTACGTCGCCCAGATTGGCCTTGCCGAAAGCCTCGGTGCGCTGGCGCCACCGGAAGTTCCTGTGCACTTCCAATGGCCTGACCGCATTAAGGTCAACGGTGCACTCTGTGGCGAGGTTCGCTTTGCAACCGATGCAGCAGACCCCAAGGCTCAGCCCAGCTGGCTGGTGATTGGCATTGATGTACCTTTCCAACTAGCTCGGAACGAACCCGGCGAGAACCCTAACCAGACCTGTCTTACCGAAGAAGGCTGCGTTGACATCACTCCGATGGCACTGCTGGAAAGCTGGTCCAAACACACCTTATTGTGGCTAACCTACTTCATGGATAGCGGTTTCGAGCGCGTACACAACGAGTGGCGGCCACGCTGCGACACCTTGGGGGAAGTGATCGACTATCCCAAACCCGGCACCTTTGTCGGATTGGATGATAAAGGACGGATGTTGCTGCGCCAGGGTGCCATGACCGAGACATTGAGCTTAATTACTTTCGCGGAGCACGTATGA
- a CDS encoding DUF6505 family protein yields the protein MKLARTLRLDISDENVFEWPAPSGEWAISGGFEFSNWTEANLTGKARQAFSNGWYSIESGGRASFVGVCKITDSELEQLKKTLAHTFVQHYGAPNLDAAYPVASEEIDQMCEMCEDCEENTLLMVSRRLTELGVEETYRSRAPQEASLEAFAVHGSVE from the coding sequence ATGAAACTCGCCCGAACCCTGCGCCTGGATATATCGGATGAAAACGTCTTTGAATGGCCAGCTCCTAGCGGTGAATGGGCGATTTCAGGAGGATTCGAGTTTTCCAACTGGACAGAGGCAAACCTGACCGGCAAAGCCCGACAAGCGTTCAGCAATGGTTGGTACAGCATCGAATCTGGCGGTCGAGCCAGCTTTGTTGGCGTGTGCAAAATCACCGACAGCGAATTAGAACAGCTCAAGAAAACGCTGGCGCACACCTTTGTCCAGCATTATGGCGCACCAAACCTTGATGCCGCCTACCCTGTCGCCAGCGAAGAAATCGACCAGATGTGTGAAATGTGTGAGGACTGCGAGGAAAATACCCTGCTCATGGTCAGTCGCCGGCTGACCGAATTGGGAGTGGAGGAAACTTATCGCTCCCGAGCCCCACAAGAGGCATCGTTAGAGGCCTTTGCGGTACACGGCAGTGTTGAGTAA